Proteins from a genomic interval of Oceanispirochaeta crateris:
- a CDS encoding YchJ family protein: MAECPCGSGAEYEKCCSLYIKDGIPVPTAEKLMRARYTAYALGEVDYIMSTHEVDPKDVENSRKATEDWSKQSDWQGLEILKTSKGGESDDTGTVEFKAHYMIDRARYTHHEISTFKRKNGKWLFTEGQEIKKPVHREEPKISRNAPCPCGSGKKYKKCCG; encoded by the coding sequence ATGGCAGAATGCCCATGCGGGAGCGGAGCGGAATACGAAAAGTGCTGTTCTCTTTATATTAAGGATGGAATTCCTGTTCCCACAGCTGAAAAATTGATGAGGGCCCGTTATACGGCCTATGCCCTCGGGGAAGTCGACTACATCATGTCTACCCATGAAGTTGATCCCAAAGATGTGGAAAACTCCAGAAAAGCAACAGAAGACTGGTCAAAGCAGTCTGACTGGCAGGGACTGGAGATCTTGAAAACTAGTAAAGGTGGAGAATCAGACGATACCGGAACGGTAGAGTTTAAGGCTCATTATATGATTGACAGAGCCCGTTATACCCATCACGAGATCAGCACATTTAAACGAAAAAATGGAAAATGGTTATTTACAGAGGGCCAGGAAATAAAGAAACCTGTCCATCGGGAAGAGCCTAAAATCAGCCGTAATGCCCCCTGTCCTTGCGGCAGCGGTAAAAAATATAAAAAATGTTGCGGTTGA
- a CDS encoding P-loop NTPase — translation MVQKEEILKALSEIIDPDLHKDIVSLGFIKELVISDGTVSFAIELTTPACPVKNQFKMAAEKLVGELDGVKKVHVTMTARNARNDQSENGLKGVKQIIAVASAKGGVGKSTVAATLACELHDQGYKTGLLDTDLFGPSLPTLFNITKPGVYQRNDMMIPIEKDGLKLMSFGFLLGDSPAIMRGPMVSGYMQQILLKVDWGELDYLVIDMPPGTGDIQLTLSQTIQVDGAVIVTTRAALSLVDVARGILMFERVGVPMLGVVENMSHFICDNCSKEHYIFGEAKAPGERFGLDTLAQIPLEPGRGRNMEGYKSNDLNKSLVENVARALGKVTAEKIVPPEVRQEGDTVIFHWQDNKEWKINAVHLRSSCRCALCVDEYSGEKILNDEDIPKDIKVESTSPLGNYAMAISWSDGHSSGIFPYNQLEELSK, via the coding sequence TTGGTTCAGAAAGAAGAAATACTCAAGGCTCTCTCAGAAATCATAGATCCCGACCTGCATAAGGACATAGTATCACTGGGATTCATCAAGGAACTGGTTATCAGCGACGGTACTGTCAGCTTTGCCATTGAACTGACTACCCCCGCCTGTCCGGTAAAAAATCAGTTTAAGATGGCAGCGGAAAAGCTTGTAGGTGAACTGGATGGTGTAAAGAAAGTCCATGTGACCATGACCGCCAGGAATGCTCGCAATGATCAGAGTGAAAACGGCTTGAAAGGGGTCAAACAGATCATAGCTGTGGCTTCCGCCAAAGGCGGAGTTGGAAAATCCACAGTAGCGGCGACTTTGGCCTGCGAACTTCACGACCAGGGTTATAAAACAGGATTGTTGGATACCGACCTCTTTGGCCCCTCCCTGCCGACTCTGTTTAACATCACCAAACCCGGTGTTTACCAGAGAAACGACATGATGATTCCCATTGAAAAAGACGGTCTGAAACTGATGTCTTTCGGATTCCTCCTGGGAGATTCACCGGCTATCATGAGAGGCCCTATGGTATCGGGATATATGCAGCAGATTCTTCTCAAGGTAGACTGGGGAGAGCTGGATTACCTGGTCATCGATATGCCCCCAGGAACAGGGGATATTCAGTTGACCCTAAGCCAGACTATTCAGGTCGACGGGGCTGTGATTGTCACAACGAGAGCGGCTCTTTCCCTTGTGGACGTAGCCCGAGGTATTCTGATGTTTGAAAGAGTAGGCGTTCCCATGCTGGGCGTCGTAGAGAATATGTCTCATTTCATCTGTGACAACTGTAGCAAAGAGCACTACATCTTTGGTGAAGCTAAGGCGCCGGGTGAGCGTTTTGGCCTGGATACTCTGGCACAGATTCCACTCGAACCCGGCAGAGGCCGGAACATGGAAGGTTATAAAAGCAATGATCTGAATAAGTCTTTGGTTGAGAACGTAGCCAGAGCCTTGGGGAAGGTCACTGCTGAAAAGATTGTCCCTCCAGAAGTTAGGCAGGAAGGGGATACGGTCATCTTTCACTGGCAGGATAATAAAGAGTGGAAGATCAATGCGGTTCATCTGAGAAGCAGCTGCCGATGCGCCCTATGTGTCGATGAATATAGCGGAGAGAAGATCCTGAACGACGAGGACATTCCCAAGGATATTAAGGTAGAATCCACCAGTCCCCTGGGAAATTATGCTATGGCTATCAGCTGGAGCGATGGACATAGTTCAGGAATTTTCCCATACAACCAGCTGGAAGAACTATCCAAATAA
- the dctP gene encoding TRAP transporter substrate-binding protein DctP, with product MKKNILILLLLMLIGTTTLSALTIKMGSLFPEGSAWDVTLKKMAREWSDLTNGKVRMKIYPGGIAGEESDMIRKMRIGQLDAAVLTNVGMTDIVTDSLIFSLPFLVQDEEELDFVVKELLPRFDDQFREKGFEVLIWSKSGWINFFSNSQIMTPEDLLKTRMAVSPNNPEMMEAFKALGFKIIPLGMNDTLMGLQSGMIDTFYSIPMAAAAFQWFALAPNLNPIDVTPVIGGIVISERAWQRIPDEYHAELKASMASVQREFVNETDRLNQEALRIMKDNGLQVMSPGENMEEVWRSFFKDSYSALVGENKLISEETYNEMNQQLDSFRANK from the coding sequence ATGAAAAAAAACATATTGATACTGCTTCTGTTGATGCTTATCGGCACGACCACTCTTTCCGCCTTAACCATCAAGATGGGAAGTCTGTTTCCTGAAGGCTCTGCCTGGGATGTGACATTGAAAAAAATGGCAAGAGAGTGGAGTGACCTAACCAATGGAAAGGTTCGGATGAAAATTTATCCCGGAGGAATTGCTGGAGAAGAGAGCGATATGATTCGTAAGATGAGGATCGGTCAGCTGGATGCAGCGGTGCTCACCAATGTGGGCATGACCGATATTGTTACAGATTCACTCATCTTCAGCCTTCCTTTCCTCGTTCAGGATGAGGAAGAACTGGACTTCGTTGTCAAAGAACTGCTGCCCCGTTTTGATGATCAGTTCAGAGAAAAAGGTTTTGAGGTTCTCATCTGGTCAAAATCCGGGTGGATTAACTTTTTTTCCAACAGCCAGATTATGACACCTGAAGATCTGCTGAAAACCCGCATGGCCGTATCTCCCAATAATCCGGAAATGATGGAGGCCTTTAAGGCTCTCGGTTTTAAGATTATTCCCTTAGGTATGAATGATACTCTAATGGGTTTGCAGAGCGGAATGATCGACACATTTTATTCTATTCCCATGGCGGCTGCCGCCTTCCAATGGTTCGCTCTGGCACCGAATTTAAACCCCATTGATGTGACTCCTGTCATCGGCGGAATTGTTATTTCCGAAAGGGCCTGGCAGCGGATTCCCGACGAGTATCACGCCGAGTTGAAAGCCTCAATGGCCTCGGTTCAAAGAGAATTTGTGAATGAAACAGACCGCCTCAACCAGGAAGCTCTCAGAATTATGAAGGACAATGGCCTTCAGGTTATGAGCCCCGGGGAGAATATGGAAGAAGTCTGGAGATCCTTCTTCAAAGACTCCTACTCAGCCCTTGTGGGTGAGAATAAACTGATCAGTGAAGAAACCTACAATGAAATGAATCAACAGCTGGATTCTTTCAGAGCGAATAAGTGA
- a CDS encoding phosphomannomutase/phosphoglucomutase, which produces MSQEGHILSRKIIKSCDIRGIIDENLNSMDAFYIGRSFASLLKEKHQHKCVVGRDGRLSSKDFSKQLIKGLTDSGIHVIDIGLVPVGIVYFSLSFLDISAAVMVTASHNPAEYNGFKFISNKQPFHGDDLIQLESICREGAFIDGQGRLETQDVRAAYVSSLHALLDKTEHSGLKVVWDPGNGAVFSVITPFTEGLPGRHVLICAEVDGRFPHHHPDPSVEKNVRMLKDAVLDQGADLGLSFDGDGDRLAVVDGLGRLYYGDQLLVLLAQKLLEKHPMAVIMSEVKASRFFVDEIERLGGRALLWKVGHTNQKEKMQEMGILLAGETSGHFYFKENGNYDDALFTAVKVLQILYSDPDALLNLDQRIPIYYDSAEIRVKLQDKKPDMILNGIKRYLERTESEFLDVDGIRKESSHGFWIIRKSNTEPHLTVRCEDQSKEGYEESLRLIKKLLLEAGLQFNP; this is translated from the coding sequence ATGAGTCAAGAAGGACATATCCTTTCAAGGAAGATTATTAAATCCTGTGATATCAGAGGGATCATTGATGAAAATCTTAACAGCATGGATGCTTTTTATATCGGGAGATCTTTTGCATCTTTATTGAAAGAGAAGCACCAGCATAAATGTGTCGTGGGGCGGGATGGAAGGCTCAGCTCCAAAGATTTCTCAAAGCAGTTGATAAAAGGTCTCACTGATTCGGGTATCCACGTCATCGATATTGGCCTTGTTCCTGTCGGGATTGTTTATTTCTCCCTCTCTTTTCTGGACATCTCGGCTGCTGTGATGGTTACTGCCAGTCATAATCCGGCTGAATACAATGGATTCAAATTCATCAGCAACAAACAACCCTTCCATGGTGATGACCTTATTCAGTTGGAATCTATCTGTAGAGAAGGTGCTTTCATAGACGGACAGGGTCGGCTGGAGACTCAAGATGTTCGTGCTGCCTATGTCAGCTCTCTTCATGCTCTCTTGGACAAAACCGAACATTCTGGTTTGAAAGTTGTGTGGGACCCCGGGAATGGCGCCGTTTTCTCGGTGATCACTCCTTTTACAGAAGGACTGCCTGGTCGCCATGTTTTGATCTGTGCTGAGGTTGACGGCCGTTTTCCTCACCATCATCCAGATCCCAGTGTGGAAAAGAATGTGAGGATGTTAAAGGATGCCGTACTTGATCAGGGGGCAGACCTGGGACTCTCTTTTGATGGAGATGGTGACCGCCTGGCCGTGGTTGATGGTCTGGGACGGTTATATTATGGAGACCAGCTCCTTGTTCTATTGGCGCAGAAACTTTTAGAAAAACACCCCATGGCTGTCATAATGAGTGAAGTTAAGGCCAGCCGTTTCTTTGTTGATGAAATTGAACGCCTTGGGGGGAGGGCTCTCCTTTGGAAAGTGGGGCATACAAACCAGAAGGAAAAAATGCAGGAAATGGGAATCCTTCTGGCAGGAGAGACAAGCGGACATTTCTATTTTAAAGAGAATGGTAATTATGATGATGCTCTTTTTACGGCTGTGAAGGTACTGCAGATTCTGTATTCAGATCCAGATGCACTCCTGAATTTAGACCAGCGTATCCCCATTTATTATGACAGCGCTGAGATCCGAGTCAAATTACAGGATAAAAAACCTGATATGATCCTCAATGGTATAAAACGTTATCTCGAACGCACAGAGTCTGAGTTTCTGGATGTGGATGGTATCCGAAAAGAGTCCAGTCATGGTTTCTGGATTATAAGAAAATCAAACACGGAACCACATCTTACAGTCCGCTGTGAGGATCAATCTAAAGAGGGATATGAAGAGAGTCTTCGCCTGATTAAGAAGCTCCTCCTCGAAGCAGGCTTACAATTCAATCCATGA
- a CDS encoding RluA family pseudouridine synthase — MLDIKDRILYEDNHLIIINKASSEIVQGDKTGDETLGEKVQKYIKIRDEKPGNVFLGVTHRLDRPTSGLVVFAKTSKALSRMNVLFREHHLKKTYWAILEKAPRKDAAQLVDYLRRDRNKNRSFCCNSGRDDAKKAVLSYEVLNRIGSETLVEVDLETGRHHQIRAQFSGRGCPIKGDLKYGAKAPNSNGSIHLHARKIVFVHPVSKVEITVVAPVPRNDILWQEFEANSAREKTGADD; from the coding sequence ATGTTGGACATCAAAGACAGGATTCTCTACGAAGATAATCACCTGATCATCATCAATAAAGCCTCCTCAGAAATCGTTCAGGGTGATAAAACCGGGGATGAGACTCTGGGAGAAAAAGTACAGAAGTATATAAAGATAAGAGATGAGAAGCCTGGTAATGTTTTTTTGGGGGTCACACACCGGCTGGACCGGCCTACAAGCGGTCTTGTGGTCTTTGCCAAAACATCAAAGGCCCTTTCCCGAATGAATGTCCTGTTCCGGGAACATCATTTGAAAAAGACCTACTGGGCCATCCTTGAAAAAGCCCCTAGGAAGGATGCGGCTCAACTGGTCGATTATCTGAGAAGAGATAGAAATAAAAATCGCTCTTTTTGCTGCAATTCTGGGAGGGATGATGCAAAAAAAGCCGTTCTCTCCTATGAGGTGCTGAACCGGATTGGGTCTGAAACACTTGTAGAAGTTGACCTCGAAACTGGCCGTCATCACCAGATTCGGGCGCAGTTTTCCGGTAGAGGCTGCCCCATTAAAGGGGATCTGAAATATGGGGCCAAAGCACCCAATTCCAATGGAAGTATTCACCTTCATGCCAGGAAGATCGTTTTTGTCCATCCTGTTTCAAAAGTAGAGATTACAGTGGTGGCTCCCGTACCGAGAAATGACATCCTCTGGCAGGAGTTTGAAGCTAACTCAGCCAGGGAAAAGACCGGTGCCGATGATTGA
- a CDS encoding MFS transporter translates to MFNLTKSERSWVLYDWANSAYSITITTAIFPLFFGQIAREGGLSDTTSTAFLGYGNSFYALLIAIMAPLLGTMADYKGRRKKYFTVFMVVGTATTALMVFIQPGAWIPAIVLYMLTAIGFSGANIFYDSCLVDVTEPERMDKVSTTGFGWGYIGSTIPFVASLVIIFMMAGGDMSVLNMTAVRIAFIITALWWFGFSIPFLKNVKQRYGIEPSPQPVKDAFGRLYKTFQNIQSYKHVFLFLLAYFFYIDGVGTIIKMATDYGSKMGISSTILLLDLMGLQIVAFPFAILFGILAKKTSTRFMLFVGIGIYTLITILATFLPLMGPDMLIPMFILISFLVATSQGGIQGLSRSYFGAIIPPDQAGEFFGFFDIFGKFAAIMGPFILGFATQLTGSYSIGLGCIVILFALGAFFLVLCGRVEK, encoded by the coding sequence ATGTTTAATCTGACCAAGAGCGAAAGGAGCTGGGTTCTGTATGACTGGGCAAATTCAGCCTACTCCATAACGATAACCACGGCCATTTTTCCACTGTTCTTTGGACAGATTGCCAGAGAAGGTGGATTGTCCGACACGACATCTACCGCTTTTCTAGGGTATGGAAACAGTTTTTATGCCCTTCTTATCGCCATAATGGCTCCTCTATTAGGAACCATGGCGGACTATAAGGGACGGCGGAAAAAATATTTCACTGTTTTTATGGTCGTAGGGACTGCCACGACAGCTCTCATGGTTTTCATTCAGCCCGGAGCTTGGATTCCGGCCATTGTTTTGTATATGCTGACGGCGATAGGGTTTTCCGGGGCGAATATCTTTTATGATTCCTGCCTTGTGGATGTCACTGAACCGGAGCGTATGGACAAGGTCTCCACTACTGGTTTCGGATGGGGATACATTGGCAGCACCATTCCTTTTGTTGCCAGTCTTGTTATCATTTTTATGATGGCCGGGGGAGATATGTCTGTTCTAAATATGACAGCTGTCCGCATAGCCTTCATCATCACAGCCCTTTGGTGGTTCGGATTCAGTATTCCTTTTTTGAAAAATGTAAAGCAGCGTTATGGTATAGAGCCTTCTCCACAACCTGTGAAAGATGCCTTTGGACGCCTATATAAAACCTTTCAGAACATTCAGTCCTACAAGCATGTTTTTCTCTTTTTATTGGCTTATTTCTTCTACATTGACGGTGTCGGAACCATCATTAAGATGGCTACGGACTATGGATCGAAAATGGGGATCAGCTCGACGATCCTCCTCCTGGATTTGATGGGGCTGCAGATTGTAGCTTTTCCTTTTGCCATACTCTTCGGCATCCTTGCCAAGAAAACATCCACCCGGTTTATGCTGTTTGTCGGCATTGGAATCTATACTCTCATCACGATTCTGGCGACATTTCTTCCTCTGATGGGGCCTGATATGCTGATCCCTATGTTTATTCTTATTTCTTTCCTTGTTGCCACTAGTCAAGGAGGAATCCAAGGGCTGTCTCGATCCTATTTTGGAGCGATTATCCCACCTGATCAGGCGGGTGAGTTTTTTGGATTCTTTGATATATTCGGTAAATTTGCCGCTATTATGGGTCCTTTTATCCTTGGTTTTGCCACACAGCTTACCGGTTCTTACAGCATCGGCCTTGGCTGTATTGTTATCCTTTTTGCTTTGGGGGCCTTTTTTCTCGTACTCTGCGGAAGGGTTGAGAAATGA
- a CDS encoding TRAP transporter TatT component family protein: MKKGIHFSIYLMLFSSFFLGSCRSVEKVAVSRLSDMLSSDAGASAFTRDNDPQLVADALPFALKMYELLMEMNPEDSALRLAAGKAFIMYANGFIQTPASMLSDDDYEEQQAMLERAGLMYIRGRNYVLESLYMEIKDGETLVEQDLAEFLEKSGKKQVPHLYWAAAGDFGAFSCDPFDMEQGQELYKSFAFLYRALEVDEAYADGSIHDLLMTLWASLPRSIIDNAFLETAESAGLFASGYYEKFQISQDAEARSRFHFEKAIDLSEGKNPGTYISMALSYPVMKQNYDEFESLLLKALEQDPYENPDTQLMVLIYQKRAAWLLDHREDYFLMDF; this comes from the coding sequence ATGAAAAAGGGTATTCATTTTTCCATATATCTCATGCTCTTCTCCTCATTCTTCTTGGGATCCTGCCGCTCTGTAGAAAAAGTAGCCGTCTCAAGACTGTCTGATATGCTCTCTTCCGATGCAGGAGCCAGTGCTTTTACCAGGGATAATGATCCCCAGCTTGTTGCGGATGCTCTGCCTTTTGCCCTTAAAATGTACGAGCTTCTCATGGAGATGAATCCCGAAGATTCGGCTCTTCGTCTGGCAGCTGGCAAGGCTTTTATTATGTATGCCAATGGTTTTATTCAGACTCCGGCGTCTATGCTCAGCGATGACGATTATGAAGAACAGCAGGCCATGCTGGAACGGGCTGGTTTGATGTACATCCGGGGAAGAAATTATGTGCTGGAATCTCTTTATATGGAAATTAAGGATGGAGAGACTCTGGTGGAACAGGATCTTGCCGAGTTTCTGGAGAAAAGCGGGAAAAAGCAGGTTCCCCATTTGTATTGGGCTGCCGCAGGAGATTTTGGAGCTTTTTCCTGTGATCCCTTTGATATGGAACAAGGACAGGAGCTGTACAAATCTTTCGCTTTTCTTTACCGGGCTCTTGAGGTAGATGAAGCGTATGCTGACGGCAGTATTCATGATCTTTTGATGACTCTCTGGGCTTCTCTTCCAAGGTCTATCATTGATAATGCCTTTCTTGAAACAGCTGAATCGGCCGGATTATTTGCTTCCGGATATTATGAAAAGTTTCAAATTTCCCAAGACGCGGAGGCTCGGAGCAGATTCCATTTTGAAAAAGCCATTGATCTCTCAGAAGGGAAAAACCCTGGTACATACATTTCTATGGCTTTGTCCTATCCTGTTATGAAACAGAATTATGATGAGTTTGAAAGCCTTCTGTTGAAGGCGCTTGAACAAGATCCTTATGAAAATCCAGACACTCAGCTGATGGTTCTCATCTATCAGAAAAGAGCCGCCTGGCTTCTGGATCATAGAGAGGATTATTTTTTAATGGATTTTTAA
- a CDS encoding tetratricopeptide repeat protein, giving the protein MKGPVSVEELVALGVSYSEQGKRIKAKDCFRKALELLPEDPVISYNLALELMEEENWFESLTLLNQAVNGEPDNPDFWCERGIVLFRLNRFEEAEESYDLALTYGEEDSRLWNSLGVLRFATEEYKDAEIFFRRAIELDRKNSDAWFNLADTLDELNNKKGSREARRVFEELLLEEADES; this is encoded by the coding sequence ATGAAAGGACCGGTTTCTGTTGAAGAACTAGTAGCTCTGGGTGTGAGCTATTCAGAACAGGGGAAGCGGATCAAGGCAAAAGACTGTTTTCGGAAAGCCCTTGAACTCCTGCCAGAAGACCCTGTTATCAGTTACAACCTCGCTTTGGAGCTGATGGAAGAGGAGAATTGGTTTGAATCTCTCACTCTTCTTAACCAGGCTGTTAACGGAGAACCGGATAATCCCGATTTCTGGTGTGAACGGGGAATTGTTTTGTTCCGCCTGAACCGCTTTGAAGAGGCTGAAGAATCCTATGATCTGGCTCTTACCTATGGAGAAGAAGATTCCCGACTTTGGAATAGTCTGGGAGTTCTCCGGTTTGCCACAGAAGAGTACAAGGATGCGGAAATCTTCTTCCGTAGAGCCATAGAACTGGATCGAAAAAATAGTGACGCCTGGTTTAATTTGGCAGATACACTGGATGAGTTAAACAATAAAAAAGGTAGCAGAGAAGCCCGTAGGGTCTTTGAAGAACTCCTTTTGGAAGAGGCTGATGAGAGCTGA
- a CDS encoding A/G-specific adenine glycosylase, translated as MIESSSSETLVSGDEVKALIHWFHQYAIDYPWGDNPTPYRVWISEIMLQQTVVSAAIEHFIQWMKLFPDIMTLARADEQAVLKAWEGLGYYSRARNIHKGARYITDSHSGIIPGSYDELIKIPGIGDYTARAILSLAFSQAFPVLDANVRRIGQRLLALREWQVRDDKRLLIQLESLIPHDSPGVFNCALMQLGQILCRVRSPECSLCPLSKSCQTRTLGLQGEIPAAKKRKIKEKESTLLLLASRGTVLLTRRNKGLGKGLWFIPSVPRGTEQPLLEALTEGTAEVLTLQERVHLYTTWKERLFPFLVVLKDVSRDIPSWVLSHEDDDAAWIQVSELDSYPTPSVYRKILEEIPPLF; from the coding sequence ATGATTGAATCCTCATCATCTGAAACTCTGGTCTCGGGGGATGAAGTAAAGGCTTTGATTCACTGGTTTCATCAGTATGCTATTGATTATCCCTGGGGTGACAATCCGACACCCTATAGAGTCTGGATTTCTGAAATTATGCTCCAGCAGACTGTTGTCTCCGCAGCCATAGAACATTTTATTCAATGGATGAAGCTTTTTCCGGATATCATGACTCTCGCCAGGGCAGATGAACAGGCCGTTTTAAAGGCTTGGGAAGGTTTGGGGTACTATTCCAGAGCCCGGAATATTCACAAAGGGGCCCGGTATATCACAGACAGCCATTCTGGAATCATTCCCGGGAGTTATGATGAGTTGATCAAGATACCCGGCATAGGTGATTATACTGCCAGAGCCATCCTTTCTCTTGCCTTTTCTCAGGCATTTCCTGTTCTGGATGCCAATGTGAGGAGGATCGGCCAACGTCTCCTGGCCCTCAGAGAGTGGCAGGTTCGTGATGATAAGCGGCTTCTCATACAGCTGGAGTCTTTGATTCCTCATGACTCTCCGGGTGTCTTTAACTGCGCTCTCATGCAGCTTGGACAAATTCTCTGCAGAGTCCGTTCACCTGAATGTTCGCTCTGTCCTCTTTCTAAAAGCTGCCAAACCAGGACGTTGGGCCTGCAAGGGGAAATCCCTGCAGCCAAAAAGCGAAAAATCAAGGAAAAGGAGAGCACCCTCCTTTTACTGGCATCCCGGGGGACTGTTCTTTTGACCCGCCGGAATAAAGGCCTCGGCAAGGGCTTGTGGTTTATCCCTTCCGTTCCCAGAGGGACAGAACAGCCGCTCTTGGAGGCTTTAACAGAAGGGACCGCCGAGGTTTTGACGCTTCAGGAGAGGGTGCATCTGTATACAACGTGGAAGGAACGGTTGTTCCCCTTTCTTGTCGTTCTCAAGGATGTTTCTCGGGATATTCCCTCCTGGGTTCTCTCTCATGAAGATGATGATGCCGCGTGGATACAAGTGTCCGAACTTGATTCCTATCCGACTCCTTCTGTGTACAGGAAAATCCTGGAAGAAATACCCCCCTTATTTTAG
- a CDS encoding TRAP transporter large permease subunit, whose translation MRLISRVLNKIEFRVASLVFLILAFVPVLEILTRLFFNNGIKGAESYVSHAVIWVAFLAGMIASKEKAHLSLTSGRDLFKGSLAVFSTSLSRILSGGICFGLTFSALSFILIGFDPTQMVGLIPIRFVALIIPLGFMVMGLRFFYIDEKKMVTTPIILITILLGLFLGIPSMTNMLYSLLPDPPLFIDSLSMLYYDFFHYAAYPMIFLLLLSTISGTPIFILLGGLAFFLFSRDWGSLEIIPNEAYNLLTSSSVPAIPLFTLTGFILSESKAGERLVRLFKSLFGGLPGGMAVMAVVVSAFFTTFTGASGVTILAMGGLLSYMLHESGDYKEGFIKGLLTSSGSIGLLFPPSLPIIMYAVMAQISVKDMFLGGLIPGLILVLSLATMGIVASFHKKRNSSFNGSEILPALKDATGEIFLPVLILSGYFGGFFTLVETGAVSVVYSLLLEGLIHRDIKRSDLSRIMQKSLPIIGGILMILAVSKGLSYYLIDAEVPQALTSFVRNSISSKLVFLIILNIILLLTGCLMDIYSAILVVGPLVIPMGELFGIHPVQLGIIFLANLQLGYLTPPVGMNLFLASYRFETPLVEIYKKVFPFLMVLLVMVLLITYVPWFSLAFLGIQG comes from the coding sequence GTGAGGTTGATCAGTAGGGTCCTAAACAAAATTGAATTTAGGGTGGCTTCTCTTGTTTTTCTCATCCTGGCCTTCGTTCCCGTTTTGGAGATTTTAACCAGGCTGTTTTTCAATAATGGTATAAAGGGTGCGGAATCCTATGTGAGTCATGCTGTCATCTGGGTGGCATTTCTGGCTGGAATGATTGCCTCTAAAGAAAAAGCACACCTTTCTTTGACCTCCGGCAGGGATCTTTTTAAGGGTTCTCTTGCTGTTTTTTCAACTTCTTTGAGTCGTATCCTCTCCGGAGGAATCTGTTTTGGGCTGACCTTCAGCGCCCTCTCTTTCATACTGATTGGGTTTGATCCAACTCAGATGGTAGGTCTCATTCCCATCAGGTTTGTCGCTCTGATAATACCCCTTGGATTTATGGTGATGGGACTGCGATTTTTTTACATTGATGAAAAAAAGATGGTAACAACTCCTATCATCCTAATCACCATCCTGCTGGGACTCTTTTTGGGAATCCCCTCGATGACGAATATGCTGTATTCTCTGCTCCCTGATCCGCCCCTTTTCATCGATTCTTTGAGCATGCTTTATTATGATTTTTTTCACTATGCAGCCTATCCGATGATTTTTTTATTGCTCCTTAGCACAATAAGCGGAACTCCTATTTTTATTCTTCTGGGAGGATTGGCCTTCTTTCTCTTTTCAAGGGATTGGGGGTCTTTGGAGATAATTCCCAATGAGGCATACAACCTCCTCACAAGTTCTTCAGTTCCGGCTATACCCCTTTTTACCCTCACAGGATTTATCCTCTCAGAAAGTAAGGCTGGAGAAAGGCTTGTCAGACTGTTTAAGAGTCTTTTTGGCGGTCTTCCCGGAGGAATGGCTGTTATGGCCGTTGTTGTTTCTGCTTTTTTTACAACCTTCACCGGGGCTTCTGGTGTTACGATTCTTGCCATGGGTGGTCTACTGTCCTATATGCTTCATGAATCGGGTGACTACAAAGAGGGGTTTATTAAGGGATTACTCACCTCTTCGGGCAGTATAGGACTCCTCTTTCCCCCCAGTTTACCCATTATCATGTATGCCGTTATGGCTCAGATTTCTGTTAAGGATATGTTTTTAGGTGGCTTGATTCCGGGACTGATCCTCGTTCTTTCACTGGCTACAATGGGAATCGTGGCTTCATTCCATAAGAAGAGGAATTCCAGTTTCAACGGATCGGAAATTCTGCCGGCCTTGAAGGATGCCACGGGAGAAATCTTCCTCCCGGTTCTGATCCTCTCGGGATACTTCGGTGGTTTCTTTACCCTTGTAGAAACCGGTGCCGTGTCGGTGGTGTACTCTTTGCTTTTGGAAGGGTTGATTCATAGAGATATTAAAAGATCGGATCTGTCTAGGATCATGCAGAAGAGTCTACCCATTATAGGGGGTATCTTGATGATCCTGGCCGTTTCGAAGGGTTTGAGTTATTATCTCATCGATGCCGAGGTTCCTCAGGCTCTGACCAGCTTTGTTCGAAACAGCATCAGTTCAAAGCTTGTTTTCCTCATCATCCTGAACATCATCCTCCTTCTTACAGGCTGTCTGATGGATATTTATTCGGCTATTCTGGTTGTGGGGCCTCTGGTTATACCCATGGGTGAGCTTTTTGGAATTCATCCGGTACAGCTGGGAATCATATTTTTGGCGAATCTTCAACTGGGATATCTGACTCCTCCGGTGGGAATGAACCTCTTTCTGGCCTCTTATCGGTTTGAAACACCATTAGTGGAGATCTATAAAAAGGTCTTTCCTTTTCTGATGGTATTACTTGTCATGGTACTACTGATCACCTATGTTCCCTGGTTCTCTCTCGCATTTCTTGGAATTCAGGGTTGA